A part of Arachis hypogaea cultivar Tifrunner chromosome 12, arahy.Tifrunner.gnm2.J5K5, whole genome shotgun sequence genomic DNA contains:
- the LOC112727064 gene encoding protein LIGHT-DEPENDENT SHORT HYPOCOTYLS 4 — protein MDSSIQEFMESCNTDNNTNNINRNIISINNNNNSSSIVVGGGGSSPSGGGSSSTTTTTTSTRSSRYENQKRRDWNTFGQYLKNHRPPLSLSRCSGAHVLEFLRYLDQFGKTKVHTPICPFYGHPNPPAPCPCPLRQAWGSLDALIGRLRAAFEENGGKPEANPFGARAVRLYLREVRDLQSKARGISYEKKKRKRPPQQHNHHNHHQQHQHQHQQQQQQQQTLSMAMPLMPLLNHHHHHHHHHHHQLPPPGATQ, from the exons atggattcatcaattcagGAGTTCATGGAGTCATGTAACACCGACAATAACACCAACAACATAAACAGAAATATAAtcagcatcaacaacaacaacaatagcagCAGCAtagttgttggtggtggtggttcttCCCCTTCCGGCGGTGGCTCTTCCAGCACAACCACCACCACGACGAGCACAAGAAGCAGCAGGTATGAGAATCAGAAGAGGCGTGACTGGAACACGTTTGGCCAGTATCTGAAGAATCACCGACCCCCTTTGTCCCTCTCTAGGTGCAGCGGTGCACATGTTCTTGAATTTCTAag GTATTTGGACCAATTTGGAAAGACAAAGGTTCACACACCAATCTGTCCATTTTACGGGCACCCAAACCCGCCGGCGCCATGTCCATGCCCACTCAGGCAAGCTTGGGGAAGTCTTGATGCTCTCATCGGCCGTCTTAGGGCAGCTTTTGAGGAGAACGGAGGGAAGCCTGAAGCCAACCCGTTCGGTGCTAGGGCCGTTAGACTTTACCTTCGCGAAGTTCGAGATCTTCAGTCCAAAGCCAGAGGAATCAGTtatgagaagaagaagcgcaagcgTCCACCTCAGCAACATAACCACCATAACCaccaccaacaacaccaacaccaacaccaacagcagcagcagcaacaacaaacTCTGTCAATGGCTATGCCGTTGATGCCGCTtttaaatcatcatcatcatcaccaccaccatcatcatcatcagcttCCGCCTCCAGGTGCAACCCAATAA